The DNA sequence TTGAGGTGGTCCACCAGGCCCATGGTGCCGGTGGTCGGGCTGCCGTTGCCGGCGATGGCACCGATCTGGTCCAGCCATACACCGGTGGGCTGGTTGGCGATCCGGCTGCCGCCGGGCTCGGCCATCGCGCTGGTCCGCCACTGCGGGTTGTTGTAGACCCCCGCGCCCTGGTACGGGTTGTCGACCCGGTTGCAGTTGGGCTGGCAGCCGCCGCCGTCGTTGTCGGACTCGGTGACGGTCGTGGTGGTGCTGCCCGCCGACGAGGTCGCGGTGACCGTGGCGGAGCCGTTGGTGGTGTCGGTGTCCTCTGCCGCCGAGACGGTGACGGTGACGCCGGTGCTCCAGTTCGCCGTGGTCAGCGTGACGCTGCTCGCCGAGAGGGTGACGTCGGCGTCGCCGGTCCTGCTCAGGCTCACCGCGACGTTGCCGCTCGGAGCGGCGCTGAGCTTGTACGTCAGCGTGCCCGTGCCGCCCTCGTTGACCACCAGCGAACCCGCGCTGACCTGGAGCACCGGGTTGCCGGTGCCGCCGCCGACGGTGAAGGTGACCGCGGCCGAGGTGGTCGACAGGGCCGGGCTGCCGTTGTCGACGGCGGTGGCCGTGGCGCTGTGCGCGCCGTTGGCCAGGCCGGTGGCGCTGAAGCTGTACGGCGAGCTGGTGTCGGTGCCGACCAGGGTGCCGTCGACGCGGAACTCGACCCGGGCCACGCCGCTGTTGTCGCCGGCCGTGGCGGCCAGCGGGACCGCGGCGCCGGAGGCGAAGGTCTGCCCGGCGCTCGGGCTGGTCAGGGCGACCGTGGGCGGGGTGTTGGTGGTGCCGCCGCCGTTGCAGGTGACGCCGTTGACCTTGAAGCTGGTCGGGTTGGTGTTCGTGCCGGTGTAGGAGGCGTTGAAGCCGATGCCGACCGAGCCGCCGTTGGCGACCGCGCCGTTGTAGGACAGGCTGGTCGCGGTGACGTTCTGGCCGGACTGGCTGTAGTTGGCCGACCAGCCCTGGATGCCGGTCTGGTTGCCCGGCCAGGTGTAGGTCAGCGTCCAGCTGGTCCACGCGTCGCCGGTGTTGCTGATGGTGAGGTTGGCGCCGAACCCGCTGCCGTTGTCCCAGGCCTTGGTGTAGCTGACCTGGCAGGCGACCGCGGCCTGCGCCGGGGTGCCCGCGGTGGCGACGAACGCGCCTACCAGCGCGCCCACGCCCAGCAGCGACAGCAGCCGGCGGCGCAGATGGTGCACGGATCTGTTCACGGTGGACTCCTCGAGCCGGCCCGGAACCGCCGTGGTCCGGGCGTGTCAAGGGCCGGACGGCCGCGAGCGGACGCCAAGGCCCCGGAAGGGAGCACCCGCCTGACCCGGACAGGACGGTCGGACTCGGCACCGACCGGGAGCGTGCCCGGTGCCCTCGGCGCCGTCATACGGCACCCGCGTACGCGGTCACCAGAGTGTTTCATCAGTGTTACCTGTGAACAATGCCCATCGATGTCATTGGCATAGATTGTTTGGAGCCCGTCCGAACTTCCCCCGGCGGGCACGAAAAGACGCCGGCCACCGCGGGTGTCCGCGGTGGCCGGCGCCTACCGGCGGGCGTCAGCCCACCGGTCTGAGCCCCCTCAGCTCAGGGTGAGGGCGGTGTCGTCGACGACGAACGAGGTCTGCAGGGAGGCATCCTCGGTACCGGTGAACTTCAGGGTCACCGTGGAGCCCGCGAACGACGTGAGGTCGACCGTGCGCAGCAGGTAGCCCGTGTTCTTGTTCAGGTTGGAGTACGACGCCACGGTGGTGGTGCCCGCCGTCACGGCCAGCTTGTCGTAAGCCGTCGTGGTGGAGGTCTCCGCGGTGTCGATGTGCAGGTAGTACGTGAGCGTGGCGTGGCAGCCGGCCGGGATCGTCACCGACTGCGACAGCGTGTCGGTGTGGGTCGCGCCGTAGCCGTTCAGCCACGCCTTGTACGAGCCGCCGTGGGCCGGCTGGCCCGCGTCGGTGGTGATGACGCCGGAGGTCTGCGTCCAGCTGACCGCACCCGACTCGAAGCCCGGGTTGAGCAGCTTCTGACCGGTGCAGCTGCCGCTCGACGGGCTCGGGGCCGGGCTGGCCGACGCGCTCGGGCTCGGGGTGCCGCTGGTGCAGGTCGGGTCACCGGTCTGCGCCGGCACGCTGACGCCGTTCCAGGCAGCCTTCGTGGCGTTGAACAGGCCGCAGGTGGCGTCCAGGTTCTTGGCCGCGGTCAGCGTCCAGGTGCGGTACTTCAGGTACGAGCTGCTCGACGTCTTCATCAGCATCGCGTTGTACATGATCTTGATGGCGTTCTGGATGCCGACGCCGGTGATCGTGGTGCTGTTGCAGGTCGCGCTGGTCGGCTGCCCGTTGGTCGGGCTGGTGCCCTCCGCCAGCAGGTAGAACCAGTGGTTGCCGGGACCGGCCGCCGCGTGGACCTCCTCGCTGGGGATGCTGCTGGAGTAGCAGTTGTCGTCCCCGGCCAGCGACGGGTTGTACATGTAGCGGATCGGGCCGCTGCCGACCAGGTTGATCTCCTCGCCGACCTGGAAGTCCGGCGGGTCGTAGGCGGAGCCCTCGTTGGCGTACCACTCGGTCGCCGCGCCGAAGGTGTCGGCCACGAACTCCTGGGTGTTGCCGCCGGAGATGCCGCCGGGGGTGTTGTCGTCGATGCCGTGGCCCATCTCGTGACCGACCACGTCCATCGAGCTGATCCAGGCGCCGGCGGTGTTCTTGCCGATCTGCACCTGGGTGCCGTCGTAGTACGCGTTCTGGTCGTTGAGGCCGACCCGGATCGGCCACGCGCCGCCCGAGCCGTTCATGCCGTTGCGGCCCAGCCAGGAGCTGAGCATCGAGGCCTCGGTCTGGGCGGCGAACAGGGCGTCGACGCAGCCGGTCTCCCGGCTGGTCCCGACGCCGTTGCCCCAGGTGTCGGTCGACTTGCTGAACGTCGTGTTGGTGGCGGCGTCCTGGCAGGGCATGTTCGTGGGCGAGCTGCCCTGCAGCTTGTAGGTGCCACCAGACAGGGTGGTCTGCAGCGTCAGCGGGTTCGGGCCGTTGATGGCGCCGGTGCCGGTGCCGCGCGTGACGTGCTCGCGGGAGCCGAGGACGGTGCCGGTGAGGGCGTCGACGTACACGGTGAGGCGGCTGATGCCGTCCGCGCCGGTGCCGTTGACCGTGGTCGCCCAGGCCAGGCGCGGGCTCGCGCCGAGCGCGTGCACGACCAGCGAGGTGGCCTCGGTGCTGGCGACCGTCTTCAGCTGGGCCTGGGCGGTCTTCACCGCGGCGGCCTGGTTGACCTTGGGCAGCACGCCCAGGCCGGTGATGGTCTGCTCCTGCGCCACCGAGGACGCCTTGAGCGTGCCCGCGGCGTCAGTGACGAGCACGAAGTCGCCGCCGACGACCGGCAGGCCGCGGTAGGTCCGCTCGAACGGGACGTACTGCATGTTGCCCGACGAGATGACGCCCTTCTGAATGAACGCGTCGTCAGCACCCGCGTGCAGGTAGGCGGGGCGTGCGGCGACGAGGCTCGCGGCAGAGTTCGCAGCTGCGGCACGAGCCGTCTCCGGGGTCACCGGTGACGCGGCGGCGGGCGTGAACGCCATGGCGGTGGTCCCCGCCAACGCCATCGCCGTGGCCGTGAGGATCGCGCCCACGGCCGAACGTCGTGACATTCTCACTTGTCCCTCTTCCTTGGAGGGTTGGGGTGTGACCCTCTCTTCCGGATCAGACATCCGGCGGATACGGCAGTACATGTAGCTGCCGCAGCCTGTTCGGATTGCCGACCCGAGGGTCCACCGTCCGTTTACATTGGCAGATTCCTATCAATGAACAACCACGCCGTCAATACCTGAAGACTGTATTTCACAAGACCGACATCAGCGACCTGCGAATGGGCATGAAAAAGGGCTGCCGGTCGTCATCACGGCAGCTCAGGGCCATACCGATAAGGGGGTATGGCGAGTCGCACCGGCGCCTGGCCTCCGCTTTCGCGGGAACCGTGCGCCGGTGCCGCCATCAACCACTACGAAGCGTCCGGAACCGGATGCCCCCGGCTGCGGGCACCCGATTCCGGACACGATTCACCCGTAAAACGCGCGGCGTCGAATGACCGGTCGGGGAGAGCGGATAATCGTGGTTCGCGCGTTTTCCGGGACGTCTTGTCGAAGGCTGGCAGCAGACTATGGCCGCCGAACCATGCCGATCAACAGCCTGGCCTGGCATTCTGGCGCCATCTTTACCCGGCGCCGGGGCGTCCGGATGTGACCTGAACCACGCAAGGTTGCCCGGTGCCTACGCGGTGCGACACTGTCGATCCGACAGTTGGCACCTTGCGTACTCCGGGGTCGGTGAAACTCCGAACCGGCGGTCACAGTCCGCGAACCCGCACCTCCCCCGAGGGGCGGGCCGATCCGGTGGAATTCCGGAACCGACGGTAAAAGTCCGGATGAGAGGTAGTACGCGGCAGGCGCTGCTGTGCGGTGCGCTGTGCGCGTACCGCCCGGCTGCCGCCTGTCACCCGGATCTGCAGGCGCGCGACGGCCGCGGGAGCGATCCGGTATCCCTCCCCCGCCCCGCGCGTTGACGGATCGGCCGTCCGTGCGCGCGCACGGCGGCGATCGCCGTCATGCCTTCGGTACGACGGCGGGGCACCGCGCCCCGCCCGACGCCAGAGGGAGAACACATGTCACACGCCGTACTCGACACCGCCGCCACCGCCACCGCGGTAGAGCGCGCCCTGCGGGCCTTCGCCCGGGGCGGGTTCGTGCTGGTGTTCGATCGCGAGTCCCGCGAGAACGAGGGCGATCTGATGATCGCCGCCGAGCACCTCGACGAGGCCGCACTGCGGTTCATGCTCGACCACACCGCCGGGGTGATCTGCGTGGCCGTCACGCCGCAGATCGCCGACCGGCTGAACCTGCACCCGATGGTCGAGCCGAACACCGGCCTGCACGACACCGCGTTCACGGTCTCGGTGGACCTGGCCGCGGGCACCAGCACCGGCATCTCCGTCGGCGACCGGACCCTGACCATCCGCGCCCTGGCCGACGCCGCCACCGGACCCGGCGACCTCGCCCGGCCCGGCCACGTGTTCCCGATCCGCGCGGTCGAGGGCGGCGTGCTGGCCCGCGACGGCCACACCGAGGCCGGGGTGGACCTGTCGCTGCTGTGCGGCCTGTCCGGCGCCACCGCGATCTGCGAGGTCGTCCGCCCCGACTGGACGATGGCCCGGCTGGACGACCTGGTGGCGCTGGCCGAGCGCTTCGACCTGCCCATGATCTCGGTCCAGGACCTGATCGACCACCGCGCCCGCCGCGCCTAGTCCCGCCGGCCCGGCACGCAGGTGCGCACGGGAGCGTATCCACCGCGGCCGGGCCGGATTCCATCATGGACGCATGCCGACCGTGCCCGTCGACCCCGCCCAGTGGGACCTGGCCCGCCGCGCCCTGACCGAGGCGGTCGAGCGCGTCGTCGCGCTGGCGCAGGCCCACCCGCCGCACATCATGGTCACCGCGGACTGGAACATCGCCGACACCGTGGCCCACCTGGTCAGCCTGATGCGGCTGGACGAGGTGCTGGTCCAGGGCCAGACCCCCGACGTCCTGCTGCCGGGCGCGCTGGCGGCGGTCGACGCCACCAACGTGGACACCGTCGCCGATCTCAACCGCGTGGTGCTCGACCGGTTCCCCGAGCGCGACGTCGCCGCGTCCTGCCGCGAGCTGCGCGAATCGGCCCAGCGGATGCTGGCCCTGGCCGGCCGGCGCGACCCGGCCGACCAGGTGAGCTGGCTGGGCGCCGCCCGGCTGTCGATCGGCGGGCTGGTCGCGCACATGGTCAACGAGCTGGTGGTGCACGGCTGGGACATCGCGCGGGCCACGCGTACGCCGTGGCCGATGGACCCGCACGCGGCCGGGCTGTTCTTCGACCTGTTCCTGCTCGGAGTGACCAGGGCCGGGTACGGCAACCTGCTGGAGCACGGCGCCCCGGTGCGCCCGGGACGCATCGCCGTCGACTTCCGCTCCGACTACACGACCCCGGCGATGCTGGTGCTCACCGACGGCCACGTCACCGCCGAGGACCCCGATCCGCGCGCCGACGTGCGGCTCACCTTCGACCCGCCGACGCTGAACCTGATGCTGTTCGGGCGGGTCAGCAAGCCCCGGGCGGCCCTGACCGGCAAGGTCAGGCTCGGTGGCCGCCGCCCGTGGCTGCTGCCCGCCTTCATGCGCACCATGCACCTGCCGTCCTGAGCACGGCCGCCTTCGCCGTACCGCACGGGGGCCAGGCGCCGGTCACCGGCCGGCGCTGGCGGCCTCCAGTGCGGTCAGGTACGACCGCGCCCAGGCTTGTATGTCGTGCTCGCGCAGGTGTGCCCGCATCTGCACCATCGCCTCGTTCGGCTCGGTGGCGTCGGCCTCCAGCGCCTCGATCAGCGTGTCCTTGAGCCCTTCGACGTCGTGCGGGTTGACCAGGTACGCCTGCGTCAGCTCCGCCGCGGCCCCGGCGAACTCGCTGAGCAGCAGCGCGCCGCACTCGTCGACCCGGGCGGCGACGAACTCCTTGGCGACCAGGTTCATGCCGTCGCGCAGCGGGGTGACCGCCATGACGTCGGCGGCCCGGTAGAGCGCGGCCAGCTCGGTGCGGTCGAAGACCTGGCTGAGGTAGTGGACCGCGGCCACGCCGAGGCGGCCGAAGTCGCCGTTGATCCGGCCGACCTCCCGCTCGACCCGGTCGCGCAGCTGCCGGTACTGCTGGACCCGCTCGCGGCTGGGGACCGCGACCTGCACCAGCACCGTCTCCGGCGCCTTCAGCCGGCCGTCGGTCAGCAGCTCCCGGTATGCCTTGAGCCGGTGCTCGATGCCCTTGGTGTAGTCGAGGCGGTCGACGCTGAGGATGACCCGCTGCGGGCTGCCCAGGTCGGAGCGCAGCTTGGCGGCCTGGCGCACCACGTCGTCGCGGCGGGCCAGCGCCTCCATCTCGGCCGTGTCGATCGAGACGGGGAACGCGCCGGTGTGCACGGTGCGCCCGTCGATCTCGATGCGGTGCTCGTCGGGCGTCACGCCGAGCACCTTCGCGGCGAGCTGGTGGAAGTTGTGGACGGCGTGGCTGCGCTGGAAGCCGACCAGGTCGGCGCCGAGCATGCCGCGCAGCAGCTCCGCCCGGCGCGGCAGCTGCATGAACAGCTCCGGCGGCGGGAACGGCACGTGCAGGAAGAAGCCGATGCGCAGGTCGGGTCGCTGGGCGCGCAGCATCGCGGGCACCAGCTGCAGGTGGTAGTCCTGCACCCAGACGACCGCGCCGTGAGCGGCGACGCGGGCGGCGGCATCGGCGTAGCGCTGGTTGACCCGCTGGTACGCCTCCCACCAGCGGCGGTGGTGCACGGCCGGTTCGACCGCGTCGTGGTAGAGCGGCCACAGGGTCGAGTTGGCGAAGCCCTCGTAGTGGTCGCGGAAGTCCTCCTCGGACAGCTCGACCGGCACGAGGTGCACGCCGTCGACGTCGGGCAGTGCGGGGCTCGGCCCGGGGATGCCGCCCCAGCCGATCCAGGTGGCGGGCTTGTTGCTCAGCACGGGGTGCAGCGCGCCGCCGAGCCCGCCGGGGCTGCGGCGCCACTCGAAGACCCCCTCGGAGGCACCGGTGTCATTGACGGGAAGGCGGCTGGCGACCACGACGAGTGAGGCGTCCCGCATGGGGTGACCCCTTTCGGAGCTTTCGCTGATATGAGAAGGTTCGCACGACTGTGTATCAATGACCGAGTCCCGCGAACTTGTATCAACCAAAAGTTACGTGGCGATTACAGCAAGCACATACTTTCACTCTGGTGGGTCTGCGGATAGCAGCCGTTGGGACAGTTCGCGCCATACCCGGGTGGGGGCGCGACTACACGGTGGACCAGGGTATTCGCCAGCTCCGATGGCTTGTGGCCCGGCGGCGGGGGCGTTGGCCTTTCAGGATACGCCCAGCCGCCGGGCTGTCACACCAGGTAGGGTCAGCTCGGGACTGTCGCGATGGGACGGTGCCAGTCGCGCAGCAGCTCACGCGGGACAGGCCAGGAGGGTGACCAGCGGCTCTGCGGGCCGTCCAGCACCATCAGCCGGGCGTCGGCGAGCACCGGCACATGCGCTGCCTGGTCGGCGTCACCCAACGTGACCTGCCTCACAGCCACCTGCGGATGGTCCTGCGCGACCCGGCGCACCGCGCCGGAGAACGCGTCGGCGCTGTCGCGGTCCTGCCACACCCGGCAGGCCAGCACGTCCACGCCGTACGCGGCGGCCTCCTCGAACGCGAACGACAGCGCCGGGCCGGGCACCCGCGACCCGGCGGCGGCCACCACCACCGGCCCGCGCCGGTCGCCCGGCGCCACGGACGGCACCGCGGCGTTGGCCGCCAGCACCGGGCGGCCCGCCCGGCGGGCCAGGCGCACCCCGGCGGCCCGGCGCGACGGCAGCGCCAACCGCCGGTCGGTCCCGCCGACCACCAGCATCGCCGCCGACGGGGCGGCCCCGGCCAGCGCCTGCGGCAGCGAGCTCTGCGTGGCGCGCAGCCATACCGCCACCTCCGGGAACCGCTGCCGCACGGCCGCGGCCGCGGCCTGGGCGGCCTGCTCGTCGTCGTTGGCCGAGTGCCAGAACGAGGCGGGGTAGGGCGCCATCGAGGTGGGGTGGGTCCACGCCATCGGGTCGCGGCGGTAGACCAGGCACAGCGGCAGGCTGCGGGCCGCCGCCTCGGCGGCCGCCAGTTCCAGCGCCGAGCGGCCCGGACGGCTGTCGTCGTAGCCCACCAGCACGGGCGGGTTGGTCAGGTCTGCGGTCGTCATCGTGATACCCCCGAATCCGTCGCGGTCTGCGGCCGGCGCAACCAGCGCACGACCGCGTCCACGACGTCGGTCTCGAATGTCGCGGCCAGTTCGCGCGCCGTAGCCTCCGCATCGCGGGACACCGCCGAGTTGATCCGCTCGGCGTACGCGGCGCGCAGCCGCATGAGTGCGGGCGTCATCGCCCGGTCCAGCTCCAGCTCAGACAACTGTGGGTAGTCATCCATGAGCTCAGCGTGAACACACGACGTTACCGCAGGATCACCGGCCGCGCAGGGGCCGGTTAACGGTCGTCACACCAGTTTCCGCAGGCCCGCCCGGCGCGGCGTGATCAGCGGCCCAGATCGCCGGAACGGTAGTGGCGGCGGCACAGGACCTGGTACCGGACCTCGGCCGGATCGGCCGCGGCCGTGTCCCCGATCACCACCTGGGCGCCCTCCCGCGCCACCACGCCGTCGACGATGCGCGCGTTGAGCAGGCCCTCCCGGCCGCACCAGCACAGCACCTCGACCTGGAGCCGGTGCACCTCGTCGGCCAGCTCGAACAGCCGCCGCGCGGCCGGGAACAGGTGCGAGCGGAAGTCCGAGGCCAGGCCGAAGGCGTACACGTCGACGTCGTACCCGTCGACCAGGTCGGCCAGCTGCTCGATCTGCGCCACCGTGTAGAAGCAGGCCTCGTCGCAGATCAGGTAGTCGATGCGGGCGCCGGTGGACCACTCCTTGCGCACCAGGTCGACCAGGTCGAGGTCGTCGGTCACCTCGACGGCGGTGTGCGCGAGCCCGATCCGCGTGGTGACCTGCGGCCCCATCGAGCGGTCGTTGCGGGTCAGCACCAGGCCCCGGCGGCCCTGCCGGCCGTGGTTGTGGTCCATCTGGAGCGCCAGCGTGGACTTGCCGCAGTCCATCGGGCCCCAGAAGAACTTCAGGGCGGCCCCGTGGCGCAGCCGACCGTCACCGGCGGCGTTGCAACTCGGAGCGGGGGATGGCGCGTCGGCAGAGGTCACGGTGGGGCAGCCTAACCGCTGGCCCACCGTGACCGGGAATCCATGAATGCAGGTGCAGCACTACAGGCGTGTCGGGGGCACGTTGCCCGCCTGCTCGATGGCCCGCCGCATGGGCACCTTGAGCAGCAGCACGAACCCGAGCGCGAAGAAGATGATCAGCGAGAAGATCGCGACGCGGTAGCTGCCGGTGATGTCGTACGCCAGGCCGAACACCAGCGGGCCGAGCCAGCTGGTGCCCTTGTCGGAGATCTCGTAGAAGCCGAAGTACTCGCCTTCCTTGCCCTTCGGGATCAGCTGGCTGAACAGCGACCGGCTCAGCGCCTGGCTGCCGCCGAGCACGATGCCGATCGCCCCGCCCAGCGCGATGAACGGCACCGACTCGTTCGCGGGCAGGAAATACGCCGCGGTCACGATCAGCGTCCAGCCGACCAGGCTGCCCAGCACGGTCTTCCAGGCGCCGAAGCGCTTGGCCAGCGCTCCGAGCAGCATCGCGCCACCGAACGCCAGGAACTGCACCAGCAGGATGGTCGGGAAGAGCGTCGTGTCGTCGAGGCCCAGCTCCTTGGAGGCGTAGGTGCCCGCCATCGCGATGACGGTCTGGATACCGTCGTTGTAGATCAGGAACGCGCCCAGGAAGAACAGCGTCAGCGGGTAGGCCCGCATGCCCCGCAGCGTGTGCGCCAGCTGCTTGAACCCGTCGACCAGCACGTTGCCGCGCGCCGCCGCCTCCAGCACCGGCCGGTCGCGCAGCCACGCCAGCGGGAACGTCGTGAACAGCGCCCACCACACGCCCGCCGACACGAGGCTCCAGCGGGCGACCTCGCCCTTGTGCTCCTCTCCGAAGAACACCACCGCCACGACGTTGAGCAGCAGCAGCAGCCCACCGCCGAGGTAGCCGAACGCCCAGCCCCGGCTGGAGACCGCGTCGCGGTCCTCCTCGCTGGAGATCTGGGGCAGGAAGGAGTTGTAGACGACCACGCTG is a window from the Catellatospora sp. TT07R-123 genome containing:
- a CDS encoding maleylpyruvate isomerase N-terminal domain-containing protein; translation: MPTVPVDPAQWDLARRALTEAVERVVALAQAHPPHIMVTADWNIADTVAHLVSLMRLDEVLVQGQTPDVLLPGALAAVDATNVDTVADLNRVVLDRFPERDVAASCRELRESAQRMLALAGRRDPADQVSWLGAARLSIGGLVAHMVNELVVHGWDIARATRTPWPMDPHAAGLFFDLFLLGVTRAGYGNLLEHGAPVRPGRIAVDFRSDYTTPAMLVLTDGHVTAEDPDPRADVRLTFDPPTLNLMLFGRVSKPRAALTGKVRLGGRRPWLLPAFMRTMHLPS
- a CDS encoding universal stress protein, translating into MTTADLTNPPVLVGYDDSRPGRSALELAAAEAAARSLPLCLVYRRDPMAWTHPTSMAPYPASFWHSANDDEQAAQAAAAAVRQRFPEVAVWLRATQSSLPQALAGAAPSAAMLVVGGTDRRLALPSRRAAGVRLARRAGRPVLAANAAVPSVAPGDRRGPVVVAAAGSRVPGPALSFAFEEAAAYGVDVLACRVWQDRDSADAFSGAVRRVAQDHPQVAVRQVTLGDADQAAHVPVLADARLMVLDGPQSRWSPSWPVPRELLRDWHRPIATVPS
- a CDS encoding trehalose-6-phosphate synthase, with the protein product MRDASLVVVASRLPVNDTGASEGVFEWRRSPGGLGGALHPVLSNKPATWIGWGGIPGPSPALPDVDGVHLVPVELSEEDFRDHYEGFANSTLWPLYHDAVEPAVHHRRWWEAYQRVNQRYADAAARVAAHGAVVWVQDYHLQLVPAMLRAQRPDLRIGFFLHVPFPPPELFMQLPRRAELLRGMLGADLVGFQRSHAVHNFHQLAAKVLGVTPDEHRIEIDGRTVHTGAFPVSIDTAEMEALARRDDVVRQAAKLRSDLGSPQRVILSVDRLDYTKGIEHRLKAYRELLTDGRLKAPETVLVQVAVPSRERVQQYRQLRDRVEREVGRINGDFGRLGVAAVHYLSQVFDRTELAALYRAADVMAVTPLRDGMNLVAKEFVAARVDECGALLLSEFAGAAAELTQAYLVNPHDVEGLKDTLIEALEADATEPNEAMVQMRAHLREHDIQAWARSYLTALEAASAGR
- a CDS encoding MFS transporter, which translates into the protein MTADLSAPPPETPTAEADTAGYGESTKRERVGWYFYDWANSAFSTTVVTAFLGPYLTGVAENGMDAAGDVHLLGLSFKAGSLFPYVTSLSVILQVLLLPVVGAIADRAARKKVWLALFAYIGAGATCGLVFLTGSRYELGAALFLIANLAFGASVVVYNSFLPQISSEEDRDAVSSRGWAFGYLGGGLLLLLNVVAVVFFGEEHKGEVARWSLVSAGVWWALFTTFPLAWLRDRPVLEAAARGNVLVDGFKQLAHTLRGMRAYPLTLFFLGAFLIYNDGIQTVIAMAGTYASKELGLDDTTLFPTILLVQFLAFGGAMLLGALAKRFGAWKTVLGSLVGWTLIVTAAYFLPANESVPFIALGGAIGIVLGGSQALSRSLFSQLIPKGKEGEYFGFYEISDKGTSWLGPLVFGLAYDITGSYRVAIFSLIIFFALGFVLLLKVPMRRAIEQAGNVPPTRL
- the ribB gene encoding 3,4-dihydroxy-2-butanone-4-phosphate synthase, which gives rise to MSHAVLDTAATATAVERALRAFARGGFVLVFDRESRENEGDLMIAAEHLDEAALRFMLDHTAGVICVAVTPQIADRLNLHPMVEPNTGLHDTAFTVSVDLAAGTSTGISVGDRTLTIRALADAATGPGDLARPGHVFPIRAVEGGVLARDGHTEAGVDLSLLCGLSGATAICEVVRPDWTMARLDDLVALAERFDLPMISVQDLIDHRARRA
- a CDS encoding M4 family metallopeptidase, translated to MSRRSAVGAILTATAMALAGTTAMAFTPAAASPVTPETARAAAANSAASLVAARPAYLHAGADDAFIQKGVISSGNMQYVPFERTYRGLPVVGGDFVLVTDAAGTLKASSVAQEQTITGLGVLPKVNQAAAVKTAQAQLKTVASTEATSLVVHALGASPRLAWATTVNGTGADGISRLTVYVDALTGTVLGSREHVTRGTGTGAINGPNPLTLQTTLSGGTYKLQGSSPTNMPCQDAATNTTFSKSTDTWGNGVGTSRETGCVDALFAAQTEASMLSSWLGRNGMNGSGGAWPIRVGLNDQNAYYDGTQVQIGKNTAGAWISSMDVVGHEMGHGIDDNTPGGISGGNTQEFVADTFGAATEWYANEGSAYDPPDFQVGEEINLVGSGPIRYMYNPSLAGDDNCYSSSIPSEEVHAAAGPGNHWFYLLAEGTSPTNGQPTSATCNSTTITGVGIQNAIKIMYNAMLMKTSSSSYLKYRTWTLTAAKNLDATCGLFNATKAAWNGVSVPAQTGDPTCTSGTPSPSASASPAPSPSSGSCTGQKLLNPGFESGAVSWTQTSGVITTDAGQPAHGGSYKAWLNGYGATHTDTLSQSVTIPAGCHATLTYYLHIDTAETSTTTAYDKLAVTAGTTTVASYSNLNKNTGYLLRTVDLTSFAGSTVTLKFTGTEDASLQTSFVVDDTALTLS
- a CDS encoding thymidine kinase, coding for MTSADAPSPAPSCNAAGDGRLRHGAALKFFWGPMDCGKSTLALQMDHNHGRQGRRGLVLTRNDRSMGPQVTTRIGLAHTAVEVTDDLDLVDLVRKEWSTGARIDYLICDEACFYTVAQIEQLADLVDGYDVDVYAFGLASDFRSHLFPAARRLFELADEVHRLQVEVLCWCGREGLLNARIVDGVVAREGAQVVIGDTAAADPAEVRYQVLCRRHYRSGDLGR